The following are from one region of the Rhipicephalus microplus isolate Deutch F79 chromosome 1, USDA_Rmic, whole genome shotgun sequence genome:
- the LOC119166589 gene encoding forkhead box protein B1, with amino-acid sequence MPRPGRSTYGDQKPPYSYISLTFMAIQSSQEKMLTLSDIYKFIMDRFPYYRKNTQRWQNSLRHNLSFNDCFIKIPRRPDRPGKGSYWALHPACGDMFENGSFLRRRKRFKLPRQIKDATAVALAELKHYETVSQNAIQEQAKMRLTALAAAPSHLQGHHADALRHGTVLPNYTKQPFSIENIIAPDGKNFSGVLPASPPYTTSPHAPSHLRSLPAFPCSLPYATQASWHSTYSSLVAAAAASRQDLNGLLCGAKVPPGHYPLAGVVPVPPGAGVPFSLPSLPLKPPALLPAFQFPGLTAEQSLLTASAAHMTSQMTSAAVTTTRLPPPPRPDSASSDVSCRSLDVVSDDMANDPC; translated from the coding sequence ATGCCGAGGCCCGGCCGGTCGACGTACGGAGACCAGAAGCCGCCATACTCCTACATCTCGCTCACCTTCATGGCCATCCAGAGCTCGCAGGAGAAGATGCTCACGCTCAGCGACATCTACAAGTTCATCATGGACCGCTTTCCCTACTACCGCAAGAACACGCAGCGGTGGCAGAACTCGCTCAGGCACAACCTCTCGTTCAACGACTGCTTCATCAAGATCCCGCGCAGGCCCGACCGGCCTGGCAAGGGCAGTTACTGGGCTCTGCATCCGGCCTGCGGCGACATGTTCGAGAATGGTTCCTTCTTGCGGCGTCGCAAGCGTTTCAAGCTGCCCCGCCAGATCAAGGACGCCACGGCTGTTGCACTGGCCGAGCTGAAACATTACGAGACAGTGTCGCAGAATGCCATCCAAGAACAGGCGAAGATGCGACTCACGGCGCTGGCGGCAGCACCGAGTCATCTGCAGGGACACCACGCCGACGCCTTGAGGCACGGAACAGTGCTGCCCAACTACACCAAGCAGCCGTTCTCAATCGAGAACATCATCGCTCCCGACGGCAAGAACTTCAGCGGCGTGCTGCCGGCGAGTCCTCCGTACACGACGTCTCCGCACGCGCCGTCTCACCTGAGGTCCCTCCCAGCGTTTCCGTGCTCTCTACCTTACGCGACCCAGGCGTCCTGGCACTCGACGTACTCTAGCCTTGTGGCAGCGGCGGCCGCCAGCCGGCAAGACCTCAACGGCCTTCTGTGCGGGGCGAAGGTGCCGCCCGGTCACTACCCTCTCGCCGGCGTCGTGCCCGTGCCACCGGGAGCCGGGGTGCCGTTCTCGCTTCCATCTCTGCCCCTCAAGCCGCCCGCACTTCTGCCCGCGTTTCAATTCCCGGGTCTCACGGCCGAGCAGTCTCTGCTGACGGCCAGCGCAGCTCACATGACGTCCCAGATGACGTCGGCAGCGGTCACAACCACGAGGCTGCCACCGCCTCCAAGACCCGACTCGGCGTCTAGTGATGTATCTTGCAGGTCGTTAGATGTGGTCTCGGACGACATGGCGAACGACCCTTGTTAG